AATGGATGATGGTGCGGCCTTCCGCGATCATGCCGCCCCAGGTCGGGTCGTCGGTCGAGATCGACAGGTTCACGAAGGACAGGATCGCCTCGACGATGACGGCGATGCCCATCTCCAGCGACAGGAGCGCGACGATGGTCGGCAGCACGTTCGGGAACACCTCGCGCACCAGGATGGAAAGGCGCGAGAAGCCGGCCGCCCGGGCGCTGTCGATATAGTCCATGCGCGTCTGCACCAGGGTCTCGGCGCGCACGACGCGGCAGAAGCGGATCCAGTCGATGACGGCGATCGCGATGATCACCGAATGGAGGCCGGTGCCGAGCACCGCGACCAGCAGGATCGAGAACAGGACCGGCGGAAAGGACATCCAGATGTCGACGATACGCGAGACGACCTGGTCGACCCAGCCGCGGTAGTAGCCGGCGATCAGGCCCATGAACGAGCCGAACACGCAGGCCGCCGTGGCGGCGACGAAGGCGACGGTCAGCGCGATGCGTGCGCCGTAGATGATGCGCGAGAGCACGTCGCGGCCGAGGCCGTCCGTGCCGAGGATAAAGCCGGGCTCCGAACCCGAGACCCAGATCGGCGGCAGCCGTTCCAGCAACAGGTCCTGGGCGAGCGGATCGTGCGGGGCGATCAGCGGCGCGAAGACAGCGCAGATGATGACGATCGCGAGCCAGCCGCCCGACAGGATCAGCCGCCACGACAGGGGCCTGCGATGCCGGATCGCCGCCTCAGCCATGACGCAGCCTCGGATTGAGCAGGGTGTAGAGCAGGTCCACCGCGAGATTGATACCGACGAAGATGACGGCGAACAGCAGCACGATGCCCTGGATCAGCGGCAGGTCGCGGTTGATGACCGCGTCGATGGCGAGATTGCCGAGCCCTTCGTAGGAGAACAGGCGCTCGATGATGACGGTGCCGCCGATCAGGAAGGTGAGCTGGACGCCGGTCAGCGTCAGCGTCGGCAGCAGCGCGTTGCGGAACGCCTCGTGGGTGATGACGTGGCCCTCGGTGAAGCCCTTCGTGCGCGCCAGCATCACGTAGTCCTGGTTCATGGTCTCCTTGAGCGAGACCTTGAGAAGCTGGGCGATGACGGCCGCCAGCGGCAGCGCCAGCGCGAGGGCCGGCATGAACATGTGATCGATGAGGTCGAGCGTGATGTCGAGCCGCAGCCGGACGATGCTCTCGATCAGATAGAACTGGGTGGCGAAGGGCAGGTCGAGCGAGGGCGACACGCGGCCGGAGATCTCGAAGACCGGCCAGGCTACGCCAAGCAGCAGGATCAGCGCCAGGCCCCACAGGAAATCCGGCACCGACAGGGCTATGCCGTTGATGAGGTCGATCCCCGTCTCGAGCGGGCTTTCGCGATACCGGGTGGCGGTGAATGCCAGGAAGCCGCCGAACACGATGGCGAACGTCATCGCCAGGAAGCTCAGCTCCAGCGTCGCGGGAAGGCGGTTCAGAACGATCCTGGCGACGGGCTGGCGGATCGAGATCGACGTGCCGAAGTCGCCGTGCAGCACGTTGCCGAGCCAGATGAAGAACTGCTCGACGATGGATTTGTCGAGACCGTAGAGCGCTCTGAGCCGGGCAATGTCCTCATCGCTGGCGCCGGGCGGCAGCATCATGGCGATGGGATCGCCGGGGGCGACGCGGATGACGACGAAGACGATGACAGCGACCCCGAACAGGGTGATCGCCGTCATCAAAGCTCGCGTCAGTATGGCGCGGAGGGCGGTCATGCGGCGTCGCAGTGCTCCATGTCCGCCCTCGCAATCCTACCCGGTCAGCCGGCCGGCTTC
This is a stretch of genomic DNA from Microbaculum marinisediminis. It encodes these proteins:
- a CDS encoding ABC transporter permease, giving the protein MTAITLFGVAVIVFVVIRVAPGDPIAMMLPPGASDEDIARLRALYGLDKSIVEQFFIWLGNVLHGDFGTSISIRQPVARIVLNRLPATLELSFLAMTFAIVFGGFLAFTATRYRESPLETGIDLINGIALSVPDFLWGLALILLLGVAWPVFEISGRVSPSLDLPFATQFYLIESIVRLRLDITLDLIDHMFMPALALALPLAAVIAQLLKVSLKETMNQDYVMLARTKGFTEGHVITHEAFRNALLPTLTLTGVQLTFLIGGTVIIERLFSYEGLGNLAIDAVINRDLPLIQGIVLLFAVIFVGINLAVDLLYTLLNPRLRHG
- a CDS encoding ABC transporter permease: MAEAAIRHRRPLSWRLILSGGWLAIVIICAVFAPLIAPHDPLAQDLLLERLPPIWVSGSEPGFILGTDGLGRDVLSRIIYGARIALTVAFVAATAACVFGSFMGLIAGYYRGWVDQVVSRIVDIWMSFPPVLFSILLVAVLGTGLHSVIIAIAVIDWIRFCRVVRAETLVQTRMDYIDSARAAGFSRLSILVREVFPNVLPTIVALLSLEMGIAVIVEAILSFVNLSISTDDPTWGGMIAEGRTIIHFAWWVLVFPLIALFLTVLAFSQFGEGLKDRFDPVLR